One window from the genome of Thermaerobacter marianensis DSM 12885 encodes:
- a CDS encoding flagellar motor protein, with product MDLGTVAGFVLAIAAVLIANVMEGGELRQLLNPSASLLVFGGTLGATLASAGLANVRLVPAAILYALRPPRLEPRQLIEKMVQLAQQARREGLLSLEEERKNLDDPFFAKGLQFVIDGADPEMVEEVMANAIEAEQRHHLVAAGVLETAGGYAPTMGIIGTVLGLIHVLGNLEDTSKLGPAIAVAFMATFYGIATANLLWLPLANKIKANVQAETEVRRMVVEGVLSIQRGDNPMIVREKLEAFLAADGGKGGAGAAEGASGAGGAGAGGTGTRGAGARVAGVGD from the coding sequence GTGGACCTCGGAACCGTTGCCGGCTTCGTCCTCGCCATCGCCGCCGTGCTCATCGCCAACGTGATGGAAGGCGGCGAGCTGCGCCAGTTGCTGAACCCGTCCGCCAGCCTGCTGGTCTTTGGCGGCACCCTGGGCGCCACGCTGGCCAGCGCCGGTCTGGCCAACGTGCGGCTGGTGCCCGCCGCCATCCTCTACGCCCTGCGGCCGCCGCGCCTGGAGCCGCGCCAGCTGATCGAGAAGATGGTCCAGCTGGCCCAGCAGGCCCGCCGCGAGGGTCTCCTCTCCCTGGAGGAAGAGCGCAAGAACCTGGACGACCCCTTCTTCGCCAAGGGCCTGCAGTTCGTCATCGACGGCGCCGACCCCGAGATGGTGGAAGAGGTGATGGCCAACGCCATCGAGGCCGAGCAGCGCCACCACCTGGTGGCGGCGGGGGTGCTGGAGACCGCGGGCGGCTACGCCCCCACCATGGGCATCATCGGCACCGTGCTGGGCCTGATCCACGTGCTGGGCAACCTGGAAGACACCTCGAAGCTGGGGCCCGCCATCGCCGTCGCCTTCATGGCCACCTTCTACGGCATCGCCACCGCCAACCTGCTCTGGCTGCCCCTGGCCAACAAGATCAAGGCCAACGTCCAGGCGGAGACCGAGGTCCGGCGCATGGTGGTGGAAGGGGTCCTCTCCATTCAGAGGGGCGACAACCCGATGATCGTCCGCGAGAAGCTGGAGGCCTTCCTGGCCGCCGACGGCGGCAAGGGCGGCGCCGGGGCGGCGGAGGGCGCCTCGGGGGCGGGTGGCGCCGGAGCCGGCGGCACGGGAACCCGGGGCGCGGGCGCCCGGGTGGCCGGGGTGGGTGACTGA